GGCCGGGCGATCGCGAGCGGATGCACTCGCACCCGGCTTTCGTCACGTACGTGATCGAAGGCGGGAGGATCCGCAACAACTTCGCCGACGGCAAGGTCGTCGAGGCCGAGTTGAAGACCGGAGACGTGCTCTTCCGCGAGCCTCAAACCCACTGGGTCGAAAACATCGGCGAAACGACGCTCCGGTTCCTCGTCATCGAGCTCAGGGAGCC
This genomic window from Thermoanaerobaculia bacterium contains:
- a CDS encoding cupin domain-containing protein; the encoded protein is GGLMHWIGNLWMEVAAFAPMLAAVTGAAPSLDPAVVNAGMEHVRLENASVRVIEGVLRPGDRERMHSHPAFVTYVIEGGRIRNNFADGKVVEAELKTGDVLFREPQTHWVENIGETTLRFLVIELREPTPGK